A window from Planococcus maritimus encodes these proteins:
- a CDS encoding ABC transporter substrate-binding protein, whose product MKKWTIAIAPVLLMAACADEGENTGSDVSNEQQELKEITMVLDWTPNTNHTGLYVAQEKGYFEEQGLDVEIILPGEAGANQLVASNQAEFGIGAQESLTEARVQDIPIVSIAALIQHNTSGFASPVDKGIESPGDYEGKTYGGWGAPVEKAVLGSIMEQEGADVEKVDIVNIGNSDFFTAVERDIDFAWIYYGWTGIEAELRGDELNMQYLTDYSDKLDYYTPILMTNENMIAEDPETVRAFTEAVSQGYEFAIDEPEQAADILIEAVPDLDPELVKASQEWLSPKYQDDSPQFGQQQEQVWADYADWMFDNGLLDEKLDVEQAFTNEFLPEEEN is encoded by the coding sequence ATGAAGAAATGGACAATTGCCATCGCGCCGGTATTGCTGATGGCCGCCTGCGCAGACGAAGGCGAAAATACAGGCAGCGATGTGTCGAATGAACAGCAAGAACTAAAAGAAATAACGATGGTCTTGGATTGGACGCCAAATACCAACCATACCGGATTGTATGTAGCCCAGGAAAAAGGCTATTTTGAAGAGCAGGGGCTTGATGTGGAAATCATTTTGCCCGGCGAAGCAGGCGCCAATCAATTGGTCGCCTCCAATCAGGCGGAATTCGGCATTGGGGCACAGGAAAGTTTAACTGAAGCGAGAGTCCAGGACATTCCGATTGTCTCGATCGCCGCGCTCATCCAGCACAATACTTCCGGCTTTGCCTCACCAGTAGATAAAGGCATCGAGTCCCCGGGCGATTACGAAGGGAAAACCTACGGCGGATGGGGAGCGCCAGTCGAAAAGGCTGTACTTGGATCCATCATGGAGCAGGAAGGGGCCGATGTGGAAAAAGTCGACATCGTCAATATCGGCAATAGCGACTTTTTCACGGCAGTCGAACGCGACATCGATTTTGCGTGGATCTATTATGGCTGGACAGGCATTGAAGCCGAACTTCGCGGCGATGAACTGAACATGCAGTATTTAACGGATTACTCGGACAAACTGGATTATTATACCCCAATCCTAATGACGAACGAAAACATGATCGCAGAAGATCCGGAAACGGTTCGGGCATTCACGGAAGCAGTGTCTCAAGGCTATGAATTCGCCATCGATGAGCCAGAACAAGCAGCGGACATCTTAATCGAAGCGGTTCCGGATTTGGACCCGGAATTGGTCAAGGCGAGCCAGGAATGGCTTTCACCAAAATATCAGGATGATTCCCCGCAATTCGGCCAGCAACAAGAACAAGTATGGGCAGACTATGCTGATTGGATGTTCGATAATGGCTTACTGGATGAAAAATTAGACGTCGAACAAGCTTTCACCAATGAATTTTTACCTGAGGAGGAAAACTGA
- the cls gene encoding cardiolipin synthase, producing the protein MDWVLIMSWTLNSVLLLNVALAIVIIFNERRDAGAAWAWLLILFFLPVIGFVVYLFFGRHLTDNNFYNLSEDEQSYYSRQVYSQVSRIEAGEAEYDEELLKKYSQLLVMNLQSTRSLVSFYNETRVFSDGHEKFDTLIEDIGKAREEVNVQYYIIKRDALGQRLFDALLERAKAGVKVRLLYDAVGSKSLKQSDFTELIEHGGEVEIFFPPALGRINLRVNNRNHRKVCIIDGKVGYIGGFNVGTEYLGEVKKFGYWRDVHLRIEGDVVHHLQGRFILDWNYANNYTSREDIFCFPPHGIKHYSPMQVVTSGPNSQTEHLKNMMIKMIASAKREIYIQTPYFIPDKSFMDACKMALLSGVKMHIMIPGKPDHPFVMWGSWSFLGELLDYGADVYLYDRGFLHAKTLTVDGEIATVGTTNLDARSFRLNFEINALVFNRRVALELESLFESDTADCRKLTKEFYAARNWTIKLREGFARLLSPIL; encoded by the coding sequence ATGGATTGGGTACTGATCATGAGCTGGACATTAAATTCGGTGTTGCTGCTAAACGTTGCACTTGCCATTGTCATCATCTTCAACGAACGACGTGACGCAGGTGCAGCTTGGGCCTGGTTATTGATCTTGTTCTTTTTGCCAGTTATCGGTTTTGTGGTTTATTTGTTTTTCGGCAGGCATTTGACCGACAATAATTTCTATAATTTGAGTGAAGATGAACAGTCTTATTATTCCCGCCAAGTCTATTCGCAAGTCAGCCGCATCGAAGCGGGGGAAGCGGAATACGATGAGGAACTCTTGAAGAAGTATAGCCAATTGCTGGTCATGAACTTGCAGTCCACCCGGTCGCTCGTGAGCTTTTATAACGAAACTCGCGTGTTTTCGGACGGGCATGAGAAATTTGATACCTTGATTGAGGATATTGGGAAAGCACGAGAAGAAGTCAACGTCCAATACTATATCATCAAGCGGGATGCACTCGGCCAGCGGCTTTTCGATGCCTTGCTCGAACGGGCCAAGGCAGGGGTCAAAGTTCGGCTGCTGTATGATGCTGTCGGATCCAAAAGCTTGAAGCAATCGGATTTCACCGAATTGATCGAACATGGCGGTGAAGTAGAGATTTTCTTCCCGCCTGCTCTTGGTCGGATCAACTTACGGGTCAATAACCGGAATCACCGCAAAGTGTGCATTATCGATGGGAAAGTCGGCTATATTGGGGGCTTCAACGTTGGAACGGAATACTTGGGGGAAGTGAAAAAATTCGGCTATTGGCGGGATGTCCACTTGCGTATCGAAGGGGACGTGGTCCATCATCTGCAGGGCCGTTTTATCTTGGATTGGAACTATGCCAATAACTACACCAGTCGAGAAGATATTTTTTGTTTTCCTCCTCATGGCATTAAGCATTATTCACCGATGCAAGTGGTCACGAGCGGGCCGAATTCCCAAACCGAGCATTTGAAGAATATGATGATCAAAATGATTGCCTCCGCCAAACGTGAAATTTATATCCAAACGCCTTATTTCATTCCGGATAAAAGTTTTATGGATGCTTGCAAGATGGCTTTATTGAGTGGTGTGAAAATGCATATCATGATACCCGGCAAACCTGACCATCCGTTTGTCATGTGGGGATCCTGGTCATTCCTTGGCGAATTGCTCGATTACGGAGCGGATGTCTATCTCTATGACCGTGGCTTTTTGCATGCCAAAACCTTGACGGTTGACGGGGAGATTGCAACGGTTGGAACAACGAACTTGGATGCCCGCAGTTTTCGTTTAAACTTCGAAATCAATGCGCTGGTGTTTAATCGGCGGGTAGCGTTGGAGCTGGAATCTTTGTTTGAGTCCGATACGGCCGATTGCCGGAAACTGACGAAAGAGTTCTATGCAGCACGTAATTGGACCATCAAGCTGAGAGAAGGGTTTGCCCGCTTGCTGAGCCCGATTTTGTGA
- a CDS encoding thiamine-binding protein, giving the protein MGNALLSIQIIPKTKNGEDVIPYVDKAIAVIEKSGVPYQVNPLETTMEGDLAHLFSIVEEMNQVMIENGSPNVISQIKVLYQPSGASMDKLTEKYRP; this is encoded by the coding sequence ATGGGCAACGCACTACTAAGCATTCAAATCATTCCAAAAACGAAAAATGGGGAAGACGTTATTCCTTATGTGGATAAAGCGATCGCCGTTATTGAAAAATCAGGCGTCCCTTACCAAGTCAATCCACTCGAGACAACAATGGAAGGCGATTTGGCCCATTTGTTTTCAATCGTCGAAGAAATGAATCAAGTGATGATCGAAAACGGCAGCCCGAACGTCATCTCCCAGATCAAAGTGCTGTATCAACCGAGCGGTGCATCGATGGATAAATTGACGGAGAAGTACCGGCCGTGA
- a CDS encoding TIGR02206 family membrane protein, whose product METWFGARSDYPFTLFSSSHLIVLAIALCGFLFVILFKNTLSATGALFQLLRWLLFSVLILSEVSYQYWAITHGFWSFNRYMPLHLCGVASVTAMIGLWTLRPFWIRLSFFIGFAPAALALVTPDMPYDYQHFRFWKFFVHHTVIAWASLFLAVAFPKSITWRSVFTVYGLLLAYAALIGFWVNPWTESNYLYLSQRPTNVSPLDFFGDGLWYYLNLCLTALLLFAAQYGIFHCLVHKKRNATK is encoded by the coding sequence ATGGAAACTTGGTTTGGTGCAAGATCCGATTATCCGTTCACGCTTTTTTCCTCCAGCCATCTGATCGTTTTGGCCATCGCTTTGTGCGGATTTCTATTCGTGATTCTTTTCAAAAACACGCTATCCGCTACAGGTGCCTTGTTTCAGCTATTGCGCTGGCTATTGTTCAGTGTCCTGATCCTCTCCGAAGTGTCTTATCAATACTGGGCGATCACCCACGGATTCTGGAGTTTTAACCGCTATATGCCACTCCATTTATGTGGAGTTGCTTCGGTCACTGCCATGATCGGCTTATGGACTTTGCGCCCATTCTGGATCCGCCTGTCCTTTTTTATCGGCTTCGCACCCGCCGCTTTAGCCCTCGTGACACCCGATATGCCTTATGATTATCAACACTTTCGCTTTTGGAAGTTTTTTGTCCATCACACGGTTATTGCCTGGGCTAGTTTGTTTTTGGCCGTGGCTTTTCCGAAATCCATCACGTGGCGTTCGGTTTTCACTGTCTATGGCCTGTTGCTGGCTTACGCTGCACTCATCGGCTTCTGGGTTAATCCTTGGACGGAATCGAACTATCTTTACTTGTCGCAAAGGCCCACTAACGTCTCGCCGTTAGATTTTTTCGGTGACGGCCTGTGGTATTATTTGAATCTATGTCTAACTGCCTTATTATTGTTTGCGGCACAATACGGAATTTTTCACTGCTTAGTCCACAAAAAGCGAAATGCCACTAAATAA
- a CDS encoding putative quinol monooxygenase, whose product MMIIHAHLQVKPDQEQAFLDEGKTLIEASRQEPGNVQYDLMKSVEKEGHYTMVEVWKDAQAIEAHNTSEHFVAFSKKAAGFMSAPMELKVYSGEAVPM is encoded by the coding sequence ATGATGATTATCCATGCACATTTACAAGTAAAACCTGACCAAGAACAAGCGTTTTTAGATGAAGGCAAAACGCTTATTGAAGCGTCGCGCCAAGAACCGGGAAATGTTCAATACGATTTGATGAAATCAGTTGAAAAAGAAGGCCATTACACAATGGTCGAAGTGTGGAAAGATGCACAAGCAATCGAAGCTCACAACACGAGCGAGCATTTCGTGGCATTTTCTAAAAAAGCGGCTGGATTCATGAGCGCGCCAATGGAATTGAAAGTTTATAGCGGCGAAGCTGTCCCAATGTAA
- a CDS encoding LacI family DNA-binding transcriptional regulator, whose amino-acid sequence MANIKDVAHMAGVSVATVSRVLNHHPYVSEDKKAAVLRAMEQVNYNRNINAVHLSKGQTNLIGVVVPFSNHPYFGLLIEGIANEALKQNYKLVLFQTNYETERELEALAMLKDKQIDALIICSRISPWHLIEEYLSYGPIVVCENTRGTNVSSTFVDHYGSFFLALEYLHSKGYRKIGYCLGREMGANSDLRRTAYQDFLQKYKLAFNPNYVFYNCFNFEDGEHVLNRITEMKSPPAALLISSDQVAAGILTCCKEQGIVVPDQLALLGFDNQPIAKIMNITTLEIPLVEIGRKLFAQAIEEGISSQEEIAVKLIERQTV is encoded by the coding sequence ATGGCAAACATAAAAGATGTCGCCCATATGGCCGGAGTATCCGTCGCGACTGTCTCTCGAGTGTTAAATCATCATCCCTATGTTAGCGAGGATAAAAAGGCCGCCGTGTTACGGGCGATGGAACAAGTGAATTACAACCGGAACATAAATGCGGTTCATTTAAGCAAGGGACAAACGAATTTAATAGGCGTCGTGGTGCCTTTTTCAAACCATCCTTATTTCGGCCTGTTGATCGAAGGAATCGCCAACGAAGCGTTGAAACAGAACTACAAGTTGGTCTTGTTTCAAACCAATTACGAGACAGAAAGAGAGCTTGAAGCTTTGGCAATGTTGAAGGACAAGCAAATCGACGCATTGATTATTTGTTCGAGAATCAGCCCGTGGCATCTGATTGAGGAATACTTATCTTACGGGCCCATCGTAGTATGCGAAAACACGAGGGGAACGAACGTATCCTCAACCTTTGTCGACCATTACGGAAGCTTTTTTCTGGCCCTGGAGTATTTGCACAGCAAAGGCTATCGGAAAATCGGCTACTGCCTTGGCAGAGAAATGGGAGCCAATAGCGATTTAAGAAGAACCGCCTATCAGGACTTTCTGCAAAAATACAAGCTGGCATTCAATCCAAACTATGTCTTCTACAATTGCTTTAATTTCGAGGACGGGGAACACGTCTTAAACCGCATTACGGAGATGAAAAGCCCGCCTGCTGCGCTACTCATCTCCAGTGACCAAGTGGCTGCCGGCATATTAACTTGCTGCAAAGAACAAGGCATTGTAGTGCCGGATCAGCTTGCTTTACTAGGCTTTGACAATCAACCGATCGCCAAAATTATGAACATCACAACACTTGAAATACCGTTGGTCGAAATCGGAAGGAAACTATTCGCCCAAGCCATAGAGGAGGGCATCAGTTCCCAAGAAGAAATCGCCGTGAAGCTGATTGAGCGACAAACCGTCTAG
- a CDS encoding GNAT family N-acetyltransferase, producing MKLIDERIYLRPVQLADAPLFLKHTEDEEIRYMTGTKARFSVEQIERHIERIQQDDTRYDFAICLNVTDQLVGELSVLDIDPDNQSAGFRITMNAMELTGKGYGTEAIELILAFVFQELKLNRLQLEVYSHNERGLRAYEKNGFKREGVLREALYLNGTFSDEIIMAVIRSDYLKARS from the coding sequence ATGAAATTAATTGATGAACGAATCTACTTGAGACCAGTGCAACTAGCAGATGCACCGCTGTTTTTGAAGCATACGGAAGATGAGGAAATCCGCTATATGACAGGAACAAAAGCTAGGTTTTCAGTCGAGCAGATCGAGCGCCATATCGAACGGATTCAACAAGACGATACGCGTTATGATTTTGCGATTTGCTTGAACGTAACGGATCAATTGGTCGGCGAACTGTCGGTGCTTGATATTGATCCAGATAACCAAAGTGCGGGATTCAGGATTACGATGAATGCGATGGAATTGACGGGAAAAGGCTATGGGACAGAAGCGATAGAACTGATCTTAGCTTTTGTATTTCAGGAATTGAAGCTGAACCGCCTGCAATTGGAAGTTTATAGCCATAACGAGCGAGGCTTGCGGGCTTATGAAAAAAATGGGTTTAAAAGGGAAGGGGTCTTACGGGAAGCACTTTATTTGAACGGAACGTTCTCAGACGAGATCATCATGGCGGTCATCCGGAGCGACTACTTAAAAGCACGATCATGA
- a CDS encoding MarR family winged helix-turn-helix transcriptional regulator has protein sequence MPCSFSKQEQVLQQFKGLTNQISPKFERCTGISSSRYELLSQLYKVDEINQSTLQKLVNIDGAAITRHLKQLEASGMVTKRRNPEDNRVIFVSLTDDGRERIIEYRKENTGFVKQMLHDFTTEEVDALSDMLQRMQDNIVDY, from the coding sequence ATGCCGTGTTCATTTTCGAAGCAAGAACAAGTATTGCAGCAGTTCAAGGGCCTGACCAATCAAATCAGCCCGAAGTTCGAACGATGCACGGGCATTAGTTCATCACGCTATGAATTATTGTCCCAACTTTACAAAGTCGATGAAATCAACCAGTCGACGTTGCAAAAATTGGTCAATATCGATGGCGCTGCAATAACGCGTCACTTAAAACAACTTGAAGCGAGCGGCATGGTCACCAAACGCAGAAATCCAGAGGACAACCGCGTGATTTTTGTCAGCCTTACCGACGATGGCCGCGAGCGCATCATCGAATACCGAAAAGAAAACACAGGATTCGTTAAGCAAATGCTTCACGATTTCACCACTGAAGAAGTCGATGCGCTGAGTGATATGCTCCAGCGTATGCAAGACAATATCGTTGATTATTAA
- a CDS encoding MurR/RpiR family transcriptional regulator has protein sequence MKQPQFALPAIRGSYRNFSEKEKKIADYILNDPRNIIHLTINQIADELGLAESTVFRFCQRLGFKGFQAFKIALAAEVVAPLKDIHEQIEEGDEVKTVAEKVFRSNIKTLEDTLQIMDEDALKQAVDALLSARKIEFFGNGGSAMIAMDGYHKFVRLGLHVAMNMDAHLQLMSASQLSKGDVAIVISHSGSTRDVLEVLHVLKEKEVTIICMTNFAKSPLSKEADIVLYTLSEETDFRSEALASRIAQLSLIDALYTNVMIARGDEGKVALRHMREAMSQKRL, from the coding sequence ATGAAACAACCACAATTTGCATTACCGGCCATCCGTGGCAGTTACCGGAATTTCAGTGAGAAAGAAAAGAAAATCGCCGATTACATTTTGAATGATCCCCGTAACATCATCCATTTGACGATCAACCAAATCGCTGACGAGCTCGGTCTTGCAGAATCCACGGTCTTCCGTTTCTGCCAGCGGCTTGGCTTTAAAGGCTTTCAAGCGTTTAAAATCGCACTCGCCGCTGAAGTCGTGGCACCGTTAAAAGACATCCATGAACAGATTGAAGAAGGCGACGAAGTCAAGACGGTCGCGGAAAAAGTCTTCCGCTCGAACATCAAGACGCTTGAAGATACGTTGCAGATCATGGATGAAGACGCATTAAAGCAAGCGGTCGACGCATTGCTATCTGCGCGTAAGATTGAATTCTTCGGCAACGGTGGGTCCGCGATGATTGCCATGGACGGCTACCATAAGTTCGTTCGCCTCGGCCTTCATGTTGCGATGAATATGGACGCCCACTTGCAGCTTATGTCTGCATCACAACTATCAAAGGGTGACGTCGCCATCGTCATCTCCCATTCCGGCAGCACGCGTGATGTGCTTGAAGTGCTTCACGTCCTGAAAGAAAAAGAAGTGACGATTATCTGCATGACCAATTTCGCAAAATCGCCTTTATCCAAAGAGGCGGATATCGTGTTGTACACCTTATCGGAAGAGACAGATTTTCGCTCAGAAGCCCTCGCCTCCCGCATCGCCCAGCTCAGCTTGATTGACGCGCTTTATACGAATGTTATGATCGCCCGCGGAGACGAAGGCAAAGTGGCACTCCGCCATATGCGGGAAGCCATGTCGCAAAAACGGTTATAG
- a CDS encoding nitroreductase family protein: MNTVQKQQTNDFNEIVNGRRSIKQYDPTVKISREEMTEMLEQASKAPSSINMQPWRFVVIDSEEGKEKLAPLASFNLDKVMSASAVIAVFGDRNNIEYAEEIYGKSVELGYMPEDVKNFQLGYFKPLYEGMSDEQMKDIVMLDSGLVSMQLMLVARAYGYDTNPIGGYDKEKIAETFGLDKERYLPVMLLTIGKAANEGFQSYRLPVDTITTWS, encoded by the coding sequence ATGAACACAGTACAAAAACAACAAACAAATGACTTTAACGAAATCGTCAATGGGCGTCGTTCCATTAAACAATACGATCCGACAGTGAAAATCAGCCGCGAGGAAATGACGGAAATGCTAGAACAAGCATCAAAAGCGCCATCTTCTATCAATATGCAGCCTTGGCGCTTTGTCGTCATCGATAGCGAAGAAGGAAAAGAAAAGCTTGCGCCTTTGGCATCTTTCAATTTGGATAAAGTGATGAGCGCATCAGCTGTAATCGCCGTATTCGGTGACCGCAACAATATCGAATATGCAGAAGAAATTTACGGAAAATCTGTCGAGCTTGGCTATATGCCAGAAGATGTGAAAAATTTCCAACTGGGATACTTCAAGCCTTTATATGAAGGCATGTCCGATGAGCAAATGAAAGATATCGTCATGTTGGACTCAGGTCTTGTGTCGATGCAATTGATGCTAGTTGCACGTGCATATGGCTATGACACAAACCCAATCGGCGGATACGATAAAGAAAAAATCGCTGAAACATTCGGATTGGACAAAGAACGTTATTTGCCAGTTATGCTTCTAACAATCGGCAAAGCCGCAAACGAAGGCTTCCAGTCTTACCGCTTGCCAGTCGATACGATCACAACTTGGAGCTAA
- a CDS encoding ABC transporter ATP-binding protein, giving the protein MAELMIEQLTKSFDGAEVLKELSLHIQEDEFVAVLGPSGSGKSTLFHLIGGLYEPDEGTIALGGDKINGQKGSVSYMPQSPSLLPWRSILDNVLLGAELAGRKDKEAALEMMDKAGLSGYERAYPHQLSGGMKQRAAFIRSLLSPQPLILLDEPFSALDEFTRSEMQKWLLDIWQSNKRSILFVTHNIEEALFLADRILVLSEKPARVVAEFQVEFTRPRAEDITLTEEFLQHKKEIYKVLKKGTGE; this is encoded by the coding sequence ATGGCTGAACTGATGATCGAACAATTGACGAAAAGCTTTGACGGGGCCGAAGTGCTCAAAGAGCTGTCGCTACACATCCAAGAAGATGAATTTGTCGCTGTGCTCGGTCCTTCCGGCAGCGGGAAAAGCACTTTGTTCCATTTGATCGGCGGACTTTACGAACCGGATGAGGGAACGATTGCACTCGGTGGCGACAAGATCAACGGCCAAAAAGGGTCAGTCAGCTACATGCCTCAAAGCCCGTCCTTACTCCCGTGGCGGAGCATATTGGACAATGTCCTCTTGGGGGCGGAACTGGCGGGACGTAAAGATAAGGAAGCCGCCTTGGAAATGATGGATAAAGCAGGGCTGTCTGGATACGAGCGGGCATACCCCCATCAATTATCGGGCGGGATGAAACAACGCGCTGCCTTTATCCGCAGTTTGTTGAGCCCGCAGCCGCTCATTTTGCTGGACGAGCCGTTTTCGGCGCTGGATGAATTCACCCGCTCGGAAATGCAAAAATGGCTGCTTGATATTTGGCAAAGCAATAAACGATCGATTCTTTTTGTCACGCATAATATAGAAGAAGCTTTGTTTCTTGCAGACCGCATCCTGGTATTGTCGGAAAAACCTGCACGGGTCGTCGCCGAATTCCAGGTCGAATTCACGCGGCCAAGGGCAGAGGATATTACCTTGACTGAAGAGTTTCTGCAACACAAGAAGGAAATCTACAAAGTATTGAAGAAAGGGACAGGAGAATAA
- a CDS encoding AMP-binding protein, producing the protein MLKLMKILSLLHLLSPPKLARLAFAIRQNGINLMLIFALTDQTNKKKTALVDSRESISYQELQERSESLAYLLAEKYRLGKNQRVAFLCQNHASLVQGIFAVSRLGADVYLLNHTMSQLQFDQRVEEYNYDLLIYDNEFSGLINNSAYRNPRIVSDYNKNEPLNTWPDLSLHPNPKLNASSSGKIVLLTGGTTGKPKRVVHRPSLVNFLDPFAALLDRLRLSQYSTAYIATPIYHGYGIAVLLAFFALGKKVIIQDSFEAKQACALVRHHQVEAITVVPLMLHKMMTHDQVALGSLRCIASGGAKLNPALVKEVNNRLGNVLYNLYGTSEAGLNIIAVPEDLNYHANTIGKAIKGGRLRVTREGKEVGQGNIGQLCIRNKWSMTNSPTRWIQTGDTGYQDANGYFFLCGRTDDLIISAGNNIYPLEIEAILTDHPSVKDAAVIGVEDHYSGQRLKAYVQLHSGKTLANEELLGWLETQLAKFQIPREIVFVDGLPYTALGKLDRKQVETLTNHQEMTI; encoded by the coding sequence ATGCTTAAGTTGATGAAGATTTTGTCGCTGCTCCATTTGCTTTCGCCGCCCAAATTAGCCCGCCTAGCATTCGCCATTCGTCAGAACGGGATTAACCTGATGCTAATATTTGCACTGACGGACCAAACGAACAAAAAGAAAACGGCTTTAGTCGATAGCCGTGAATCGATCAGCTATCAGGAACTGCAGGAGCGGAGTGAAAGTCTGGCTTATCTGTTAGCGGAAAAATATAGGCTAGGCAAAAATCAACGAGTGGCCTTTTTATGTCAAAATCACGCATCCCTCGTACAAGGCATTTTTGCTGTTTCGCGCTTAGGAGCGGATGTGTACCTGCTTAATCATACGATGAGCCAATTGCAATTTGATCAGAGAGTGGAAGAATACAACTACGATTTGTTGATTTACGATAATGAATTTAGTGGATTGATCAATAACTCAGCTTACAGAAACCCTAGAATCGTCAGTGATTATAACAAAAACGAACCCCTCAATACATGGCCTGACTTGTCTCTACATCCAAATCCAAAACTCAATGCTTCTTCAAGCGGGAAGATCGTATTGCTGACAGGCGGGACGACCGGCAAGCCGAAACGAGTGGTCCATCGTCCATCGCTCGTAAATTTTCTTGATCCTTTTGCAGCATTGCTGGACCGTTTGCGATTGTCGCAATATAGCACTGCCTATATTGCGACACCAATTTACCATGGCTATGGGATTGCAGTATTGTTGGCATTTTTTGCTCTCGGAAAGAAAGTGATTATCCAGGACAGCTTTGAGGCGAAACAAGCGTGCGCCTTGGTACGGCATCATCAGGTAGAAGCTATAACGGTAGTTCCGCTTATGCTTCATAAGATGATGACGCACGACCAAGTGGCTCTCGGTTCTCTTCGCTGCATTGCCTCTGGAGGCGCGAAGCTGAATCCCGCTTTAGTGAAGGAAGTGAACAATCGACTGGGAAATGTCCTATACAATTTATACGGAACGTCGGAAGCGGGATTGAATATCATTGCCGTACCTGAAGATTTAAACTATCATGCCAACACGATTGGAAAAGCGATCAAGGGAGGGCGATTACGGGTAACGCGTGAAGGGAAGGAAGTTGGGCAAGGCAATATCGGTCAATTATGCATTCGCAATAAGTGGTCGATGACGAACAGTCCGACCCGCTGGATTCAAACAGGTGACACCGGATATCAAGACGCGAACGGCTATTTTTTCCTGTGCGGGCGAACGGATGATTTAATCATTTCAGCTGGCAATAATATCTATCCGTTAGAAATTGAAGCCATACTGACCGATCACCCAAGTGTAAAAGACGCTGCCGTCATTGGCGTAGAAGATCATTACAGCGGACAGAGGTTAAAAGCTTACGTTCAGTTGCATAGCGGAAAAACCTTGGCGAATGAGGAACTATTAGGGTGGCTGGAGACGCAGTTGGCAAAATTCCAAATCCCTAGAGAAATTGTTTTCGTGGATGGCTTGCCTTATACAGCGCTTGGGAAACTGGATAGAAAGCAGGTTGAAACACTTACAAATCATCAGGAGATGACAATTTAA
- a CDS encoding ABC transporter permease: MIVKKGWRPVLVLILLLIIWQVLVPLFEVPAWLLPTPGQIGLEAVNSWPNYSGHLAATIRLSILGLIIGSAVGLGVAMVLHLVPKLRETFYPLLILSQNIPIIVLAPLLVIWFGFGVMPKLIIIILVCFFPITIAALDGFRQTSSELLHYMKMAGADRRQIFWKLEWPHAMPSIFSGLKIAATYSVMGAVISEWLGAQEGIGVYMTLASSSFRTTQVFVAIFLIMCLSMVFFAAIVLLEKRFIRWNTNRGGDSNG; encoded by the coding sequence ATGATAGTGAAAAAAGGATGGAGACCGGTTCTGGTCCTCATCCTTTTGTTGATCATTTGGCAAGTGCTGGTTCCGCTTTTTGAAGTGCCGGCTTGGCTATTGCCGACGCCTGGCCAAATCGGGCTCGAAGCAGTGAACAGCTGGCCCAATTACAGCGGCCATTTAGCTGCGACGATCCGTTTGTCTATACTCGGTTTGATTATTGGATCGGCGGTAGGACTTGGCGTCGCGATGGTTCTCCATTTAGTTCCGAAACTAAGGGAGACTTTTTATCCTTTATTGATTTTATCGCAAAACATTCCAATCATCGTGTTGGCGCCGCTGTTGGTCATTTGGTTCGGTTTCGGCGTCATGCCAAAATTGATCATTATTATACTCGTATGCTTTTTTCCGATCACCATTGCCGCACTTGATGGATTTCGGCAGACGAGCAGTGAATTGCTGCATTATATGAAGATGGCTGGTGCTGATAGACGGCAGATTTTTTGGAAACTGGAATGGCCGCATGCGATGCCGTCTATTTTTTCTGGCTTGAAAATTGCAGCGACCTACAGCGTTATGGGCGCTGTCATTTCCGAATGGCTTGGGGCGCAAGAAGGCATTGGCGTTTATATGACGCTTGCCTCCTCGTCGTTTCGGACCACACAAGTATTTGTCGCGATCTTCTTGATTATGTGTTTGAGCATGGTGTTTTTCGCAGCGATCGTGTTGCTCGAAAAGCGGTTCATCCGCTGGAACACGAACAGGGGAGGAGATTCGAATGGCTGA